Proteins co-encoded in one Melospiza melodia melodia isolate bMelMel2 chromosome 8, bMelMel2.pri, whole genome shotgun sequence genomic window:
- the LOC134421585 gene encoding uncharacterized protein F53A9.9-like isoform X2, whose protein sequence is MPRTGIPSAADVASSGSSSTAWRPLRMCDPNQGYPGPGTGPYPGGVAVCPAPPVQHPHGHPPSGHHPHGHQEHHKKHDKKHHKKHDKKKHDKHHEGKPSGSSSSSSDSD, encoded by the exons ATGCCAAGGACGGGGATCCCGAGTGCTGCCGACGTTGCTTCTTCTGGGAGCTCTTCCACAG CTTGGAGACCACTGAGGATGTGTGATCCCAACCAag gaTACCCTGGTCCTGGCACAGGTCCCTACCCTGGTGGCGTGGCAGTCTGCCCTGCTCCGCCGGTCCAGCACCCCCATGGGCACCCCCCATCGGGGCATCATCCTCACGGACACCAGGAGCACCATAAGAAGCATGATAAGAAGCACCATAAGAAGCACGATAAGAAGAAGCATGACAAGCACCATGAAGGCAAG CCCTCTGGCAGCTCAAGCAGCAGCTCTGACTCTGACTAA
- the FTCD gene encoding formimidoyltransferase-cyclodeaminase, which produces MAKLVECVPNFSEGNNKEVIDAVAQAISRTLGCVLLDVDAGASTNRTVYTFVGSPEAVVEGALSAARVAGQLIDMSQHSGEHPRMGALDVCPFVPVRNVSMEECVTCAHIFGQRLAAELGVPVYLYGAAARHENRKALPSIRAGEYEALPEKLAKPEWAPDFGPPTFVPRWGATVTGARTFLIAYNINLLCTKEQAHRIALNIREQGRGPSQPGRLKKVQGIGWYLEEENMAQVSTNLLDFETTPLHTVYEEICRDAQELNLPVVGSQLVGLVPKKAILDAADFYIKKEKLFILEEEQKIRLVVSRLGLDSLSPFHPRERIIEYLVEAGDVGRGLVAKPLGAFVRAVGARSAAPGGGSVSAAAGALGAALGSMVGLMSYGKRQFEDLDSIMRKLVPPFHQAMDELVAMVDADSCAFNSYMEAMKLPKNTPEERERRTAAMQQGLKMAVGVPYGLAEKVNGLWPALKELAQHCNLACKSDIQVGAKMLEAAVFGAYFNVIINLKDITDDKFKLVMSQKVSGLLEEAKQGSAVVLALLEKRVA; this is translated from the exons ATGGCCAAGCTGGTGGAATGCGTCCCCAACTTCTCAGAGGGGAATAACAAAGAG GTGATCGATGCAGTGGCACAGGCCATCTCCCGGACACTGGGATGTGTGCTGCTGGATGTTGATGCCGGCGCCTCCACCAACCGCACTGTCTACACCtttgtggggtcccctgaggccgTGGTGGAAGGGGCATTGAGCGCAGCCCGTGTGGCTGGGCAGCTCATTGACATGAGCCAACACTCAG GTGAGCACCCTCGGATGGGGGCCTTGGACGTCTGTCCCTTTGTGCCAGTGAGGAATGTCAGCATGGAGGAGTGTGTCACTTGTGCCCACATCTTTGGGCAGCgcttggcagcagagctgggtgtaCCTG TTTACCTGTATGGAGCGGCAGCACGGCACGAGAACAGGAAAGCCCTGCCTTCCATCCGTGCTGGGGAGTACGAGGCGCTCCCTGAGAAG CTTGCAAAACCAGAGTGGGCTCCTGATTTTGGGCCCCCAACTTTTGTCCCCCGGTGGGGAGCCACAGTGACAGGTGCCCGGACCTTCCTTATTGCGTACAACATCAACCTGCTGTGCACCAAGGAGCAGGCTCATCGCATCGCCCTCAACATCCGTGAGCAGGGCCGCGGCCCCAGCCAG CCTGGGCGCTTGAAGAAGGTGCAAGGCATTGGCTGGTATTTGGAGGAGGAGAACATGGCCCAGGTTTCAACGAACCTGCTGGACTTTGAGACCACGCCGCTCCACACTGTCTACGAGGAGATCTGCCGAGATGCACAG GAATTGAATCTCCCTGTGGTGGGGTCTCAGCTGGTAGGGCTTGTTCCCAAGAAGGCCATTCTGGATGCAGCTGACTTTTACATCAAGAAGGAAAAACTCTTCATACTGGAGGAGGAACAGAAGATCAGGCTG GTGGTCAGTCGTCTGGGTCTGGACTCCCTGTCTCCATTTCACCCTCGGGAGCGCATCATCGA GTACTTGGTGGAGGCAGGAGACGTGGGCAGGGGGCTGGTGGCCAAGCCACTGGGTGCCTTTGTGCGAGCGGTCGGAGCAAGGTCAGCAGCGCCAGGAGGAGGCTCCGTGTCTGCGGCTGCGGGAGCCCTG ggagcagcactgggCAGCATGGTGGGGCTGATGAGCTACGGGAAGCGGCAGTTTGAGGACCTAGACTCCATCATGAGGAAGCTGGTCCCCCCTTTCCACCAGGCCATGGATGAGCTGGTGGCAATGGTGGATGCTGACTCCTGTGCCTTCAACAGCTACATG GAAGCCATGAAGCTGCCCAAGAACACCCCTGAGGAGCGGGAGAG ACGCACAGCTGCCATGCAGCAGGGGCTGAAGATGGCCGTGGGGGTGCCCTATGGCCTGGCAGAGAAGGTGAATgggctctggcctgctctgaagGAGCTGGCACAACACTGCAACCTGGCCTGCAAATCTGACATCCAG GTGGGAGCCAAAATGCTGGAAGCGGCAGTGTTTGGAGCTTACTTCAATGTCATTATCAACCTCAAGGACATCACAGACGACAAGTTCAAGCTTGTG ATGTCACAGAAGGTGTCTGGGCTGCTGGAAGAGGCGAAGCAAGGCTCGGCagttgtgctggcactgctggaaaAGCGGGTGGCCTGA
- the LOC134421585 gene encoding nematocyst expressed protein 4-like isoform X1, producing the protein MPRTGIPSAADVASSGSSSTAWRPLRMCDPNQGQPQPHLAVCPPAPPGYPGPGTGPYPGGIAVCPPAPPGYPGPGTGPYPGGVAVCPAPPVQHPHGHPPSGHHPHGHQEHHKKHDKKHHKKHDKKKHDKHHEGKPSGSSSSSSDSD; encoded by the exons ATGCCAAGGACGGGGATCCCGAGTGCTGCCGACGTTGCTTCTTCTGGGAGCTCTTCCACAG CTTGGAGACCACTGAGGATGTGTGATCCCAACCAag GCCAGCCACAACCACACCTTGCAGtgtgccctcctgcccctccaggaTACCCTGGTCCTGGCACAGGTCCCTACCCTGGTGGCATTGCAGTttgccctcctgcccctccaggaTACCCTGGTCCTGGCACAGGTCCCTACCCTGGTGGCGTGGCAGTCTGCCCTGCTCCGCCGGTCCAGCACCCCCATGGGCACCCCCCATCGGGGCATCATCCTCACGGACACCAGGAGCACCATAAGAAGCATGATAAGAAGCACCATAAGAAGCACGATAAGAAGAAGCATGACAAGCACCATGAAGGCAAG CCCTCTGGCAGCTCAAGCAGCAGCTCTGACTCTGACTAA